catgcatatattataatgacgaaaaaaaaaaatatataagttaGAAAAGAAcaaactattttttaaaattttaattattcatTTCTTTATTCTCATTCATATGCTTCATATAATCTTCTTTAATCATCTTCATTCTTTcgttataatatattctatCATTTTCGTCTAAaaattcatcatttttttcttttagcttttttaaaataaattcttCCCTTTCACTTTTGTTCCTCAACTTTCTCCAGTCAAAGTAACTTATGTGTATAACGTTATATCCTacgaaatgaaaaaaataatatatatgcatataattatatatatgtgaaaaaatatatgcacgTGTATGCACTATTTTCATGTTTCAAGTTTTAGTACCTAATTTGGTAAGAATTCTATGTTTAAGTTTTGTGTAGGTGGTATATCTATTACTATTGGCATAAAAATGTGAAGGGCCATCAACTTCTATTGCTATTGGTCGATTGTCAGCAAAAATAAAGtcatcatcattttttgaattttcatcagtttttaaattgttttcattatttgtttttaaggGACCCGCTAATTTTTCagtaattaattttattaattttagtttttcttttttctcCTCTTCAGTTAAATTCTCATCAACATCAAAAATGTTTGGTATATCTTCGTCATTTTCCATAACATTTTCAGAATGCGCATTTGCTGCATTATCAGTATAATCTGTATCTTTGTCATTTATACATTcgctattattttcattatttatgttattaacattatttgaataatctttatcattaaaaagttcattatttatttgattacTATTTTGCAGCCCTTGATTGTCGTcattatcaatattattgCTTTCATTTGCTTTTTCtgtgcatatattatttttactcatatttatattttcttcttgttcatttattttttgatggTTTTCTTCTTTCACTTctccattattattatcatcattgGAATTgccaaaattatttgatgaaaaattatttttatagtgttcaaatttatttgaaaaaggagttccaatattatatgttgcaatatattgttttgctgcgttttcaaaattatttactCCATTATTTCTTATGTTTAAATTGTTTGTATTCTTAAAACTATGAtggtttttatattctaaTTGTTTAATCCCttgtatataattcaaGCACCTATTATTGCAAAAACATCTACACTGCGTAGATTTTGCAAACACATCTTTACTTCTTCTCAAAaccattatatatatgtaaatatatatacgtatgggggcatatatattatatatctgAGGGATGGAAAATAACCCCCAAATTAAATCATTCAATCAATtaactataaaaaaaaataatgaatgaaaattcatgtattttttaatatttatacatatactATTTCTTACTggcataatatataactatTACTTGCAGCAACAGtggtatattttttgtatatattctCATATACAACATAAATGTAATTTTGAAATTTCCTGATTATTACCAAttaaatgtataataattaaaaaaattctttacatttataaaaacgtaaaattagaaaattaatattataggttaaaaaaatatatatataattacaatgatgatttaaaaataccAATGAAAAGCTTTAAAATGagaattaaaattaaacaCGTTGACTATCATTGCTGGTATTATTTGcactttttaattttaaaacaaatttgaaaatatttcacATATAATGTGAATacgataaaaaaaatcgtAAAATTATGttggataaaaataatgcataCCAAATTTAAgaattttccattttccaaaattaaataagaattgaaaatatttttaaagtaATTGTTTcttaaaattatacaacATACACTcttatttgaattttcaTAAGAAATTATGAGAAAGTGaaactttattattttcaccATATATCAGAATTTATATGGGCGtatgcatttatttttacatatctatacttatatagtgattttattatatttgagTGTATGTATAAGATAAtgtttaatgaaaaaatgcaagaacaaatataaacattttgtaaaattgcgaaatatatctttcaaggatatattttggctttacaaaaaattgcaagcgtgtttttttttgcatcattgtatatgtattatatatattgttaattttatgaattcATTTATCACATCACATTTGCAAGTTATTATTGTTTGATCTATTTCGATGTCTTCTATCCCTTTGTTTGGTCTTCACTGTTAGGTAAATGGATTAGTTTGTTTTGTATTTCAGAAATGGACAAAAATCTCAGAATGATTGCtcgaaatatatttgtgaaTGGGGAAATGCTTTGGGGTAGGccaaaaaaatgcatagaatttctttttaataagaaatatatcACTACGAATATATCTGaaaacaaagaaaaaaaaactaaaaatatagaacaTATAAAgctaaaaaattttaaaaagaataaaaatattataaaaaataataataataatgaggATGCATATGTTCTAAATggcaaaatattatatgccccaaaaaataaaaaaaaacaaataaatgaattacaaataaaataccctgcaaaaaaaataaaaaatatagacaATAATGCAAGCaatgtatattataacaaattaggtaataataacataaaaaaaaataacttaataattcaaatagATCAAACAGATGGGAAATTAAAAAGACAAATAGAAAATGGTGATAATTATACAAGCAAAAAAGAACGAATatcaataaaattaaacGGAGATGACGATACTAATTTTAAGACTACCTCCTtcaatagtaataataatatcaaCTTAAATTTGGACACTGCAATATACAATAATTATCATCATACAAGTTTTTCTGATATTAACGCGAATTATgcacaaaataaaaaatcagctcatataaattttttaagtaaACATGATAATACACAAAATGTTGAAAGTGAATTTACACAATTTGCTAATACTAacaaaaattgtatatataatgaagtTCCTTTATTCAATACCTTAAAGGCCAAAGAAGTTAGTGACAATAGTATTGTAAACACCATATGTAATAGCTCTACAAATCTGGGAATGATAACTCAAAATAgctttaatttaaattctAATGCTAATTCAAATTCTTcacaagaaaaaaataataaaaatgacaCAATTGATACCAGcctaaataataataatcgagacaataaaaacaatgaggaaataaaacaagACATTTACGAGGTTCTAAACGAGATAAATTGCAGCTcgaataaaaaagaaatagaagattttttaaacaatttttttttatataaaagcAAAAAACCATCTAGCATACTAGGAAATTATATAagcttttatttttgcaaTATATTAAGTGAAGATTTACGAAATTTAAAACATTCATGTTTTGATGGAGTAAAATTATGTGTTAATACCTTTTTAGGTACAATAAAAGAATTAGATGAAAAACAACTATCTAAAATggcaaatatatatttagaagactattttttaaaaatatttaaaattttaaaagaacATAATTTAAGTTTACATTTTGACAATATATCAATCGATAATATAAagttgttatatatatataatatattaggCATAACTCGAAAAGATggaaaaagaataaaaaaagaaaacattaaaaaatttttatatcagtatatatgtgtagataataaagatattgccctgttaaaaaatactaCTCGAATGAAATTCTtatcaaatataattaaaaatggtGTTACGACACGTATGCATGTGTTAGTTAATCTTTCATATGATGTATCGGCGTATAATGCGCTTACagaaaattgttttattaaaacaaattttaaaaatattaatttagaGTTAGTATTTGAGAATCAGCTTGAGAacccatttttttctttacaATCTCCAGATTCTATAGATTTAAAATCCTCTGGATGGTATTTGGTTGATGTTAATCAAATATTGAATGGTAATCTTCCATACGAATGAATTtgtaacaaaaaaaaatataaaaaaaacaaaataacatagaaaaatgaattaagCATGTAAATAAGTGAAGTTAGGCAAACAAAGCTTCCATATTTGCATATTAAGTGTGAAATATTGAGAATCCCTGATTTTTGTACGCATTTACCATAGTAATGCTTATATAAGCGAAAGGCTCTAATCGCaattatgttatttttcatcttaacaaacaatttttatgttgCCATCAAGCTAAGCTAAAAAAGCTATATAGATATGagtatatatgaaattgTGCACAAGTGTGCTTATGCGTagatatataaacatatctTTGCACGTGTTTATGcttatatgaatttttacATACCCATTTTTGAATCATTTGCCAgaaacaattaaaaa
This DNA window, taken from Plasmodium berghei ANKA genome assembly, chromosome: 13, encodes the following:
- a CDS encoding RAP protein, putative, with translation MVLRRSKDVFAKSTQCRCFCNNRCLNYIQGIKQLEYKNHHSFKNTNNLNIRNNGVNNFENAAKQYIATYNIGTPFSNKFEHYKNNFSSNNFGNSNDDNNNGEVKEENHQKINEQEENINMSKNNICTEKANESNNIDNDDNQGLQNSNQINNELFNDKDYSNNVNNINNENNSECINDKDTDYTDNAANAHSENVMENDEDIPNIFDVDENLTEEEKKEKLKLIKLITEKLAGPLKTNNENNLKTDENSKNDDDFIFADNRPIAIEVDGPSHFYANSNRYTTYTKLKHRILTKLGYNVIHISYFDWRKLRNKSEREEFILKKLKEKNDEFLDENDRIYYNERMKMIKEDYMKHMNENKEMNN